From Salvelinus namaycush isolate Seneca chromosome 2, SaNama_1.0, whole genome shotgun sequence, one genomic window encodes:
- the LOC120017911 gene encoding histone H2B, producing the protein MPEPAKSAPKKGSKKAVTKTAGKGGKKRRKSRKESYAIYVYKVLKQVHPDTGISSKAMGIMNSFVNDIFERIAGESSRLAHYNKRSTITSREIQTAVRLLLPGELAKHAVSEGTKAVTKYTSSK; encoded by the coding sequence ATGCCCGAGCCAGCAAAGTCCGCGCCCAAGAAGGGCTCCAAGAAAGCCGTCACCAAGACCGCAGGGAAAGGCGGCAAGAAGCGCCGAAAGTCGAGGAAGGAGAGCTACGCAATTTACGTGTACAAAGTGCTGAAGCAGGTCCACCCCGACACCGGCATCTCCTCCAAGGCCATGGGAATCATGAACTCGTTCGTGAACGACATCTTCGAGCGTATCGCCGGAGAGTCCTCTCGCCTGGCCCACTACAACAAGCGTTCCACCATCACCTCCAGGGAGATCCAGACCGCGGTGCGCCTGCTGCTCCCCGGAGAGCTGGCCAAGCACGCTGTGTCCGAGGGCACCAAGGCCGTGACCAAATACACCAGCTCCAAGTAA